The following proteins are co-located in the Apium graveolens cultivar Ventura chromosome 5, ASM990537v1, whole genome shotgun sequence genome:
- the LOC141723888 gene encoding putative protease Do-like 14 codes for MEKLGGKRKSVWEREPLSVDDISPSEINYIHNLASKRPKYKEKDCNSDLDVYTKIALLKVSPSVAGLVSYSGDEEINQGSGTIIESNDNVNIVLTSANLIRRIRRSTCVQFVENNLLDNLKVTVYTCDGTGYKGEVIAHDFHYNLAAIRFKSETPLATATLAHVDDSFSIASIPQSFQLRAHLRSSNLVPGDKVIAVGRYFAKDFDIMAAHGEYSLERADSEYDCRELFTANCIITRSGDGGPLINYNGEVIGITYYDFGLMPWMPINIVRLWWQHYKRFGEYCRPSLGIEATNLYAADICIMERLMLKFPSVCKGVFIEKVVPGSSADLAGIHANDVIVQCGGKTIQGFIEFFETIWDKVGSLVEVVVIRPGGLSATTNEDLISLTPLLTLDTFINRVNCNLLYTFWKGSSFGKTMHRQEI; via the exons GTCCATCCGAAATAAATTACATCCATAACTTGGCTAGCAAGCGGCCAAAGTATAAAGAAAAAGATTGTAATTCAGATTTGGATGTCTATACAAAGATAGCTCTATTAAAGGTTTCGCCTTCAGTTGCGGGGCTTGTGTCTTATTCTG GTGATGAGGAGATCAATCAGGGTTCAGGGACCATTATTGAGAGTAACGATAACGTGAACATTGTTTTGACTTCAGCAAATCTCATTAGACGCATTAGACGCTCTACATGTGTGCAGTTTGTAGAAAACAATTTGTTGGATAATCTCAAG GTCACTGTGTACACATGTGATGGTACGGGATACAAGGGAGAAGTTATTGCTCATGATTTTCACTACAACCTTGCTGCCATAAGGTTCAAGTCGGAAACTCCGCTTGCAACTGCAACATTGGCACATGTGGATGACTCTTTTAGCATTGCTTCAATTCCGCAGTCATTTCAGCTCCGTGCACATTTAAGGTCATCGAACCTTGTTCCTGGTGATAAAGTAATTGCTGTGGGACGTTATTTTGCTAAGGATTTTGATATCATGGCTGCTCATGGTGAATATAG CCTTGAACGTGCTGACTCTGAATATGATTGTAGAGAGCTTTTCACGGCAAACTGCATAATCACAAGG TCTGGTGATGGTGGTCCCCTTATAAATTATAACGGGGAAGTAATTGGCATTACCTATTATGATTTTGGATTGATGCCTTGGATGCCTATCAACATTGTTCGCTTATGGTGGCAGCACTACAAGAGATTTGG GGAATATTGCCGACCTTCTCTCGGAATAGAAGCAACTAATTTATATGCAGCTGATATATGCATTATGGAGAGGTTGATGCTAAAATTTCCTAGCGTGTGTAAAGGTGTTTTCATTGAAAAG GTAGTACCAGGTTCATCTGCTGATCTGGCCGGTATTCACGCAAATGATGTTATAGTACAATGTGGTGGGAAAACAATTCAGGGTTTCATAGAG TTTTTTGAGACGATCTGGGACAAAGTTGGAAGTCTCGTAGAAGTGGTTGTAATACGACCAG gtGGCCTTTCCGCGACTACAAATGAGGACTTGATTAGCTTGACACCTTTATTAACGCTTGACACCTTTATTAACAG GGTAAACTGTAATTTATTATATACCTTTTGGAAAGGAAGTTCTTTTGGGAAGACGATGCACCGGCAGGAAATTTAG